One genomic window of Ktedonobacteraceae bacterium includes the following:
- a CDS encoding alpha/beta hydrolase, translated as MLQQTSNETTAARERHTARVIHYDLSYILQGAEHGTDGAIVLLHDIPAGAFEWENALPQLAATNRAVYAIDMLGYGLSEFPWPSDTSIWGHADALSFLFNQLNLTNIVLVGHGLGGSVAQVLATRLSRSRVAALVLIDTYCYEYAFSPDWPLADMKKAQDPDLPQHTSVEDVLNDLKSTLPDASSNADQLKQAMNPWIDQWNSHLGKEMLYQHVRLLIPSYSNSVASDLKVMGKPTLIIWGEKDQQVPLKYAQRLHREIPESRLVIIPGAGHMVLFDAADQVASALADFVGQL; from the coding sequence ATGTTGCAACAAACTTCAAATGAGACAACGGCTGCGCGAGAACGACATACTGCGCGCGTCATTCACTATGATCTGAGCTATATTTTGCAGGGGGCAGAACACGGCACCGATGGCGCGATAGTCCTGCTCCACGACATACCGGCGGGCGCTTTCGAATGGGAGAATGCGCTTCCACAACTGGCCGCCACGAATCGAGCGGTCTATGCCATTGATATGCTTGGTTACGGCCTTTCAGAATTTCCCTGGCCCTCCGATACCTCCATCTGGGGGCATGCCGATGCCCTCTCCTTTTTATTCAACCAGCTCAACTTAACCAATATCGTGCTGGTAGGACATGGCCTGGGTGGGAGCGTGGCCCAGGTGCTGGCGACTCGCCTGAGCCGCAGCCGCGTCGCCGCGCTGGTGCTTATTGACACCTATTGCTACGAGTACGCATTTTCACCGGACTGGCCGCTTGCCGATATGAAGAAGGCTCAGGACCCTGATCTTCCCCAGCACACCAGCGTCGAGGATGTACTGAACGACCTGAAATCAACGCTGCCTGACGCTTCCAGCAATGCCGATCAGCTCAAGCAGGCTATGAACCCCTGGATCGATCAATGGAACAGTCACCTGGGCAAGGAGATGCTTTACCAGCATGTCCGCCTGCTGATACCCAGCTATTCCAACTCCGTGGCATCCGATTTGAAAGTAATGGGAAAGCCAACACTCATAATCTGGGGTGAAAAAGATCAGCAGGTTCCCTTGAAGTACGCCCAGCGCCTGCACCGCGAAATACCTGAGTCGCGGCTGGTAATCATTCCGGGGGCAGGCCATATGGTATTGTTCGATGCTGCCGACCAGGTAGCAAGCGCCCTGGCGGATTTTGTGGGACAATTGTGA